atgatgtgattgtgatgttcaccTTATTAAACCTACTCATaatgtatgaaccatgtgtttgtgtgaaaaTCCTTGTTTGTCAACAGCATAGTGCTTAATTGTATGTGGGTATCATTTATGGCAAACCCTTACGAGACTTTACTCATCTACTagagagtcctaggggtttaaaagacttattgcatatgctaaatgcaatcgtttctcctaCAACAGCggatttatgttttatgttttgattttattttttattttgttttgctaagagactagcaaaatgtaagtttaggggtatttgatgagtaccaaatattgtatatttggaccccttaatttgcatttgttaaacttttagctttgttattttctgatttcttggttagttttggtgttttagtgttttgcaagaCGTTGATGTTGCAGTATTTTTGTGGGATTTGCAAAGACGCAGGAGAAAAAGTCTTTAAAGCCATTCAAAGCATGGATGTTAAGGCTGACGTGGCATGTGTGAATTTCAATGCTCTGACGACTGCTGACACCCTAAACCCGAGCATACTTTTgtcctattagggttttgaggggtagaggtgtcattttgaaaatatggccctaaaccctagtaTTCTTCTCttgtattagggttttgaggggtagatgtgtcatttttgtaaaaattgggttttaacctaattttttgctataaaaactCCATGATAGGCCCCACTTAGGACATATCCTAATATTGTACATAGCGgcagctgggttctttggcttttattatttgtaagttttcttcttcttcttcttcttcttttttttttttttttttttttttttttttttttttatgttctcaataaaatttagtattttgtttttagttatgagaggcTAAGTCTTCAACTATGGTTAAAGATGAAGCCTCGCCATTGATTAGATTTCATGTTTTCGTGTTTTGATTCGTATAATCTGAAtgtatgttcatttcaattcaattaaaagattaaaactcttttaattgattgttttgattaatgtatgtgtaaacgttggatatttaatgtgtttcatccaacggatacattgaatcttttgatttaatttggatatctattgtgatttgttaattaaacagatacattggatgattttgaattaaattagatattcattgtgatttgtggaaatgatggattcattgaatttttcaataagtaattttatgaaaattataatATGCATAAGATgtatgaacaaacatgaaaatatgtgctttgatttgacgaggtggattctaaaaccttagtatttttttattaattgtttttattctattttattttacctaattattttccatcaaaataccaaaatattggaactaggttaagatagaattagtttaaaaagaaattaatttttgcagcACAATTGcatgtggattcgacctcgcacttgcacatacactatattgtaTACGATTCAtgtgcttgcgagtattaaaatttgcacaacactgAGTAACTCATGTCCCTAGTTTGAGTCGACCAATATATCCATCCGAGTGAGGGGAAAGCTGTCTTTGAGACATGCTTTGTTTAGGTCGGTGAAGTCAACGCACATCCTCCATTTGCCGCTAGCTTTTTTCACCAGcaccacattggccagccaATCGAGGTAGTCAACTTCTCGGATAGATTCGGCCTGTAGGAGCTTCTCCACCTTTTCATGTATAGTCTAGTTCCTCTCGGGAGTGAAACTTCTTCTCTCCTGTTTGACGGGCCAGTGGTTGGGATCTACGTTTAGCCTGTGTGTTAGTATCGAGGGATGAATACCTGGCATATCTTTGTGGCTCCAAGTGAACACGTCCTTGTTATCATGGAGAAAAGCCACTAAGGATTCTTTGAGTGGAGTAGGTAACTAAGATCTGACTTTAATCTTTCTTCTTGCGTTCCGGTTCTCAAACTCCTCTAACTCCTCAGCTGGGCTCCCCCGACTAGGGGTGTGCAAGGGGCGAAGCGGGGAGGATTCCCACCCTTTTTTCCCTCGCCCCGCACCCCTGCGGGTTGAGAAAATCTCACCCGCGAACCGtacaaaaaaaagggaaaatacaTGTGGTGCGGGGTGAGGGGTGCGGGTTGGGCGGAACGGGGcgggttttcaacaaaaacaaGATATGGGGTTCATAAAGTCACAAACACACATAGAACAAGAGAAAGTCTAAcaaatcacaaattcaaaccAAAGCCAAACAAAGCCAAATTCAAACAAAGGCCAAACAAAGCTAGATTCAAACCAAagccaaacaaatcacaaacagGTTATAGGATCAGAGGGGAATCATTCAATACCGGTCTTGAAGCGAGGGTTGACGATCTCCCCACTGTTTCCAGTCTCCTCGTCAACCCTGATCTGGAACTTCATGACGTCCCCAACTCCCCACAGGATCGACGACTAGAAGATTAAGCCACTACGACCATGCTTGTAAGACAACACCATTTGGGGGgtagaaaaaagagagaaatgtaTTGCAAGTGCGcatgaagtgaaaaaaaaaaagaaaagaggaggaagaggagagATGGAGAGGTGGCGAATGCGAGGAGCTACTTGTGTTGGAACTTATGCAAGAGTCTTGAAGTCAGAAGGTGTGCAGCAAAGactagaaaaaatgaaaaaatgaagaaaggtGCTAGGGTTAACTGGGAATCCAGacctaggttttttttttcttccaacgGAGTGGGGTGGGGCGAGGTGGGTCCCTGGAgtttttaaaaaccccaacCCGCAACCTGCCCTGCCCTGTATGGGTATACCATTTTTGGACACGTACCctcaaaaaatcaactaaaaatcGAGATTTTTGGGGCACGGGGCGAGGGTCAGTGTGGGTGGGCGAGTTTTTTCCCTCCCCTACCCCTGACTATGATTGCTACCTGTCCTCTCCCTTGAGTCAAGGAGGGGACTGCTCGGGAGCGTCCTTCATTGTAATGTTGTAGCAGTGCCTTGCTACCTACCAATCTCCTTTGACTTCTCCAACCCCTTCCTCAGTCAAGAATTTCATCTTCAAATGCAATGTGGAAGTTATGGCTTTTAGCTTTCTCAGTGCCATCCTTCTGAGAATCTTGTTATAGGCTAGGGGCCGGTCTATCAACAAGAACTTGACCATTATAGTCTTCTGCTTTGGGTTTTCCCATGCTGTAATTGAGAGTTCGATGGAACCGATGGGGAAAACCTGCTCTCCTCCGAACCCCATTAGAGGATATTTCGCTAGGATTATTTTATCCCGACTTATATCCATATGTAAGAGCGCCAACCAATACAGTATGTCGGCATAGCTTCCATTGTCAACTAAAACCCTGTGGATAAGGTGATTGGCTACTTGCAAGGTGACAACCAAAGAGTTGGTATGGGGGAGGGATACTCCCACATAATCTTTATCCAAGAACCCAAGCACCGGGACCTCCTTCTTCAAGGACTTGCGGGGTCTGTCAATCATAAGAACCTCCCACTTCTTTAATAACCTAGTGTAGGCCTTCCGGTTTGCACTAGTCTCTCCCCCACCTGCAAATCCTCCGGATATAGTCTGGATCTCAGCAATGACTCAGTCGGGTTGCCTAGCACTTCTACTCCGTCTTCTCTCTTGCCTCGGCTCTTCTCTCCTTGGCTCATCCCTCCTGCGATTGTGCTTCCAAGGTTTGTCTTCCAGATGCCTCCACGGGGATGGAGCCCATTCCCTCTAGTCTCGGGGGGGATTATTTTGAGGTGGCCTATCTCAGTTCTACCCAGGTTGGGCTCGGTTGTCTCTGAAGAAGTGAACAAGCTTCCCACTACTAATGAACTTCTCAATCATCAACCTCATAGCTACACAGCCCTCGATGTGATGTCCCATTGCGTCATGGTAGGCGCAATACTTGTCCTTGTTTTTCTCCAATGGTTCTCTCAGAATCTTCTGAGGAGGGGCGTAATCAGGATCCTTCCTTACTTCCATTAGAACTTCATGGATCGGTGCGTTGATAGGTGTGAAGTTATAATCCTTAAACTGCTTGTGGGGTCTCTCAAGAGCCCGTTCTGCTGGatgactcttcttcttcttttcaaggTTTTGGGAGGTTAAGGATTGAGCTTTCCAAGAGCCGATCATGGCTCAGAGAGTTTTTTCTTGGTTTATATATTCGTCCACCTTATCCATAAGCCCCATTAGATCATCAGGCTTTCTTCGAGCGAGGTCGGCCATCAGTGTCCCATCGGGTCATAGCCCTTGGTACAGGGCTACATATACCATTTCATCTGTGGCATTCTCAATAGACAATTTGGCCTGGTTGAACCTCATGACGTAGTCCCTCAGGGTCTCGCTTTCCTGTTAGCGCATAGATAGCAAATGGCCGGAGGTTTCTTTCGTACTCGCCCTACTAGAAATTGGGTCAAGCACTTTCGTCCTAGGTCCTCGAAATTATCAATGGACCTCGGTGGGAGTATCCAGAACTAATCTTGAGCACTCCCGGGCAGAGTTAAGGGGAAGGCTCAGCATGCCACCTCGGACGAAGTCCAATGCAAATCCAAATGAGCCTGGTAGTTATCTAGGTGCTCGGTCGAATCTTCAATCCCAATGAATATTGCAATGCTTGGGACTTTGAACTTCTTGGGGAGGCGAACTGTCGAGATCCGATCGGTGAACGGCAAAGCCGTTCCATGCAGCAAGTTGTCCACCAAAGAAACGATAACAAAAATTGTTCCCACAAACGACACCAAACTGTTAAAACAGTTTCCGATTTGGCGACACAAGCTTTAGAAACTGTCGATGGTCTCTTTCTGCAAAATAAGAAAGCTAGTGAGGGTGCTTGCTGGGGGTGACAATTGATCCCACTCTAATGCTTAAGTCAGTTCTTTAGATAATCTGTATCAATGCCTCAATAATGATAATTTCAGCCAAAGAATACCTGGAGGTTGATTTGTATTTATATTGTAGGGTTGAGACGGTTCATCCCTTGAAATGGGGGAGAACGTCTCTCTAATCATGGTTCATGGGTTATTGCACGTCACGAAACGTGTGCCTTCTGATAATTCGGAATGTGTGTACCCACGTTTGGATTGGGAGCAGCTTTGTGGAACGTGGCTTGAGCGCCTGAGATACGCTTGAGTATCTCGGGTTCTCACGACTTCTTGTATATGATTGGGAATGGGTTAGGCCTTAGTTGAATTAGGCTATGTTGACCGTGGGTGGGCCCTAGTTGGACTTTCAGGCCCACTTGTGATCTGTTAGGGACATTTCGGATTCCAGGCACTATGGAATCATGTTTATCCGGGTCGGGTACACCAACGGTTGTGGGTTTACTCGGGTCGGATAAACTGGCTAAGCTTAAACTTTGTGATGGGCCTGTTTGGGCTTTGGGAATGATAATTCCCCA
The sequence above is drawn from the Alnus glutinosa chromosome 11, dhAlnGlut1.1, whole genome shotgun sequence genome and encodes:
- the LOC133881089 gene encoding uncharacterized protein LOC133881089 yields the protein MIGSWKAQSLTSQNLEKKKKSHPAERALERPHKQFKDYNFTPINAPIHEVLMEVRKDPDYAPPQKILREPLEKNKDKYCAYHDAMGHHIEGCVAMRLMIEKFISGGETSANRKAYTRLLKKWEVLMIDRPRKSLKKEVPVLGFLDKDYVGVSLPHTNSLVVTLQVANHLIHRVLVDNGSYADILYWLALLHMDISRDKIILAKYPLMGFGGEQVFPIGSIELSITAWENPKQKTIMVKFLLIDRPLAYNKILRRMALRKLKAITSTLHLKMKFLTEEGVGEVKGDW